From Penicillium psychrofluorescens genome assembly, chromosome: 1, one genomic window encodes:
- a CDS encoding uncharacterized protein (ID:PFLUO_000990-T1.cds;~source:funannotate), with product MNEWNLYGYTPSIPAAVIFIILFACSTTYHGIQLTKARCWYFIPFVVGGVFQIIGYVCRAVGHNDLASVPLYAMQSLFILLAPPMYAASVYMVLGRLVSYLHAEELSLVNVRWMTKIFVSGDVLSFLTQGSGGGLMAGGGDSRKIGSYVVVGGLVIQLVFFGFFVITAAVFHARINRNPTSKAQAERDITRAQGWRQRNWATVLLALYLVSALILIRSIFRLAEYLYGFNGFPMTHEAFMYGFDALLMFWAMVIMNVYHPADILGDGKRERETYADAVEL from the exons atgAACGAGTGGAATCTGTACGGCTACACGCCTTCCATCCCAGCAGctgtcatcttcatcatcctctttgCCTGCTCAACCACCTACCATGGCATTCAGCTCACCAAGGCGCGATGCTGGTACTTCATCCCCTTCGTGGTGGGCGGCGTGT TCCAGATAATCGGCTACGTCTGCCGCGCCGTAGGGCACAATGACCTCGCCTCGGTACCTCTCTACGCAATGCAgtctctcttcatcctcctcgcgcCGCCCATGTACGCCGCCTCGGTGTACATGGTCCTCGGGCGACTGGTGTCATACCTGCATGCTGAAGAGCTGAGTCTCGTTAATGTGCGGTGGATGACCAAGATCTTTGTGTCGGGCGACGTGCTTTCGTTTCTGACGCAGGGCTCGGGAGGAGGCCTCATGGCTGGAGGCGGCGACTCGCGCAAAATCGGAAGTtacgtcgtcgtcggcggcctggTGATCCAGCTCGTCTTTTTCGGGTTCTTCGTGATCACCGCTGCCGTGTTCCACGCGCGCATCAACCGCAATCCAACCTCCAAAGCACAGGCGGAGCGCGATATCACCCGTGCGCAGGGATGGAGGCAGCGCAATTGGGCCACGGTGCTCCTGGCGCTGTATCTTGTCAGCGCATTAATTTTGATTCGGTCTATCTTCCGTCTGGCGGAGTATCTCTATGGGTTTAATGGCTTCCCCATGACCCATGAAGCGTTTATGTATGGTTTTGATGCTTTGCTCATGTTTTGGGCGATGGTGATTATGAATGTTTATCATCCCGCCGATATTTTGGGggatgggaagagagagagggagacATATGCGGATGCGGTGGAATTGTAA
- a CDS encoding uncharacterized protein (ID:PFLUO_000991-T1.cds;~source:funannotate), producing the protein MRVQWIRVRTRFRVRIRVRLTIYNAAMGPRRSHRKSRNGCRECKTRRLKCDERYPCTNCIKHGIPCSYVAPVEPSDASPAPSTPAELPAGRSQPSQPQSQVTTPSGLAAWTAASSENRADLLDLLCTSPEDAPSKEDWALDLELMHHFSTVTCNTLAIRPDVRHTWQSVVPVEAYSNEYVMHGLLAIAAMHRSYLYPAQRDRYTKASAYHQAAGLKEFRDLIASPIDPSNWQPVFCFASMITVHVCALPLRLGVDRWPAPISNMVEVFSVMTGFQTIMEPFMPLLRKTQWAPFVFSVWIEDEKMPAKYMDTD; encoded by the exons ATGCGGGTCCAGTGGATCCGTGTCCGCACTCGCTTCCGTGTCCGTATTCGAGTCCGTTTAACCATCTACAACGCCGCCATGGGCCCCCGGAGATCGCATCGCAAGTCGCGCAACGGTTGTCGAGAGTGCAAGACGCGGAGATTGAAG TGCGATGAACGATATCCGTGTACCAACTGCATCAAGCATGGCATTCCATGCAGCTATGTCGCTCCAGTTGAGCCCAGCGATGCATCACCagcgccatcaacaccagCCGAGTTGCCAGCGGGTCGATCACAGCCCTCACAGCCCCAGTCTCAAGTAACGACTCCATCAGGACTTGCTGCCTGGACAGCAGCCTCGTCAGAAAACAGAGCCGATCTGTTGGATCTTCTATGTACCTCGCCAGAGGACGCCCCCTCCAAAGAAGACTGGGCCCTCGACCTCGAGCTGATGCACCACTTCAGCACTGTCACCTGCAACACCCTCGCCATCCGCCCGGACGTCCGGCACACCTGGCAATCTGTCGTGCCCGTCGAGGCCTACTCTAACGAATACGTCATGCACGGCCTCCTCGCGATAGCAGCCATGCACCGCTCCTACCTCTATCCCGCCCAGAGAGACCGATACACCAAGGCATCGGCCTATCATCAGGCCGCGGGACTAAAAGAGTTCCGGGACCTGATCGCCTCCCCGATTGACCCGAGCAACTGGCAGCCGGTGTTCTGTTTTGCGTCGATGATCACCGTGCACGTGTGTGCGTTGCCACTGCGTCTGGGTGTGGATCGCTGGCCGGCGCCAATTTCGAATATGGTGGAGGTGTTCTCGGTTATGACGGGGTTCCAGACTATTATGGAGCCGTTTATGCCGTTGCTGAGAAAGACTCAGTGGGCGCCTTTTGTGTTTTCCGTTTGgattgaggatgagaaaATGCCGGCAAA atACATGGACACAGATTGA
- a CDS encoding uncharacterized protein (ID:PFLUO_000992-T1.cds;~source:funannotate), translated as MDSPSRRRIQSELEDLARLIDEYEKQPKFRKAEEDKAQSSEVDKRCYPGTVAI; from the exons ATGGATTCTCCGAGTCGTCGGAGAATCCAAAGTGAACTCGAAGATCTCGCAAGACTAATTGATGAGTACGAGAAGCAACCAAAATTCCGAaaagccgaggaagacaaagctCAGAGTAGCGAAGTTGACAAGCGATGCTACCCCGG GACGGTGGCCATATGA